A single window of Methylomarinum sp. Ch1-1 DNA harbors:
- the lptF gene encoding LPS export ABC transporter permease LptF, with protein MGSVKIGNGKSYRLVTVLDKMIFSDLLKTVLAVLSVIVIIIVSRKFIKVLAKAIEGSLSNETVLSILGLKTVVATAAFLPASIFMAVLMVLGRMYRDQEMAAIASAGGGAMTLYRAVFLLVLPLSLAAAGLSMMAAPWAEARMQILMSEDESSADVRGISAGRFTEYSGGDLVFYAEDVDADGRMHNVFVQNREHGQLGVVNAKHGRMEYRPGGLYLVLERGERIQGVPGRKNYVMENFEEYGVRIEKKTRAVRLHRESVPTKELWRSEQLPDIAEMQNRLSTPLGVIFLAFLAVPLAKLSPRGGVYGSLMVAFAIYFVYGNLKRVSHSWVVNATIPVWMGYFWIYLLLLILGLALLVRLYGWKWVEMTLTGKAVR; from the coding sequence ATGGGATCGGTTAAAATAGGCAATGGCAAATCATACCGACTGGTAACGGTGCTGGATAAAATGATTTTTAGTGATTTGCTGAAAACGGTATTAGCCGTATTATCGGTGATAGTCATCATCATCGTCAGCCGCAAGTTCATCAAGGTGTTAGCCAAGGCGATAGAGGGCAGTCTTTCCAATGAAACGGTGTTGAGCATCTTAGGACTGAAGACGGTGGTCGCGACAGCGGCTTTTTTACCGGCCTCAATTTTTATGGCGGTGTTAATGGTGTTAGGGCGTATGTACCGTGACCAGGAAATGGCGGCTATTGCCTCGGCCGGGGGTGGCGCCATGACGCTTTATCGGGCGGTGTTTTTGCTGGTCTTGCCGCTGTCGCTAGCGGCGGCGGGTTTGTCGATGATGGCGGCGCCATGGGCCGAGGCGCGGATGCAGATATTGATGAGTGAAGACGAAAGTTCTGCCGATGTCCGTGGGATCTCGGCGGGGCGTTTCACCGAATACAGTGGCGGAGATTTGGTGTTTTATGCCGAGGATGTTGATGCCGATGGGCGCATGCATAATGTCTTTGTACAAAACCGTGAGCATGGCCAGTTGGGCGTCGTGAATGCGAAACATGGTCGTATGGAGTACCGTCCAGGCGGTCTATATTTGGTTTTGGAGCGAGGCGAGCGTATTCAAGGGGTTCCGGGACGCAAAAACTACGTCATGGAAAACTTTGAAGAATATGGCGTTCGCATCGAAAAGAAAACCCGCGCCGTCAGGCTGCACCGGGAGTCGGTTCCGACCAAGGAACTATGGCGGTCGGAGCAGTTGCCAGATATTGCCGAAATGCAGAATCGTCTGTCGACGCCACTCGGCGTTATTTTTTTGGCTTTTCTAGCGGTGCCGTTGGCTAAGTTGTCGCCGCGCGGCGGTGTTTATGGCAGTTTAATGGTCGCCTTTGCCATTTATTTTGTTTATGGGAATTTAAAAAGAGTGAGTCACAGTTGGGTGGTCAATGCAACAATTCCGGTGTGGATGGGCTACTTCTGGATATATCTGTTGTTATTGATATTGGGGTTGGCGTTGTTGGTGCGATTGTATGGATGGAAGTGGGTTGAAATGACTCTGACCGGGAAGGCCGTGCGATGA
- a CDS encoding RDD family protein, protein MQAPQSPQRPGQPNQAAPGFWRRMAAVIYDSLLLLAVLFLATTVALPFNAGEAFSADQVIYPLYLVAVSFVFYGWFWTHGGQTLGLRSWKMRLVDRHDNRAVGWRQALLRYLAAVLSWLCLGMGFVWILIDKKNLAWHDYLSGTRLILTEKKDS, encoded by the coding sequence TTGCAAGCTCCTCAATCACCACAAAGACCCGGGCAACCGAATCAGGCGGCGCCGGGTTTTTGGCGGCGCATGGCTGCCGTCATTTACGACTCGCTGCTATTACTCGCCGTGTTATTTTTAGCCACCACCGTCGCCCTGCCCTTCAATGCCGGCGAAGCCTTTTCAGCCGACCAAGTCATTTACCCGCTCTATCTAGTTGCCGTCAGCTTTGTATTTTATGGTTGGTTCTGGACTCATGGCGGGCAAACCTTAGGCTTGCGTAGCTGGAAAATGCGTCTCGTTGACCGACACGACAATCGAGCCGTCGGTTGGCGACAAGCCCTGCTGCGTTATTTGGCGGCTGTGCTGTCCTGGCTCTGCCTGGGGATGGGATTTGTCTGGATATTAATCGATAAAAAAAATCTGGCTTGGCACGATTATTTGTCAGGAACACGGCTCATCCTGACTGAAAAAAAGGATTCTTGA
- a CDS encoding leucyl aminopeptidase, which translates to MDYSIETQPLDKLRSHCLIAGIYENQQLSDVASALDRLTQGTIDKVIKRGDIQGKIGETLLLNVLPDGNIERILLVGLGEKGKVTRKHYRKALAAAIKSIRDSKLQAVTSALHDIEVTEADAQWKTRQTVEVFNDGLYQYQYTKNCEDNKVKLQSVAIVADDGALAETGLKQGLAIAQAMDLCKQLADLPGNICTPTYLAEKATELAAEFDNLDCEILEENHMEALGMGAFLAVSRGSRQPAKLITLNYQGADADSKPIVLVGKGLTFDAGGISLKPGAGMDEMKYDMCGGATVIGVLRAAAQMALPLNIVGLVPSSENLPDGDANKPGDILTSMSGKTIEVLNTDAEGRLILCDTLTYAKKFNPEVVIDLATLTGACIVSLGRVPSGLLGNDDALCEDLSKASESACDSVWRLPLWEEYQEQLKSNFADLANIGGPEAGTITAACFLSRFTEDYRWAHLDIAGTAWRTGQNKGATGRPVAMLTQYLLNRANA; encoded by the coding sequence ATGGACTATTCTATAGAAACCCAACCCTTAGACAAACTGCGAAGTCATTGCCTGATTGCCGGCATCTACGAAAATCAACAACTCAGCGACGTCGCCAGCGCGCTTGATCGTTTGACCCAGGGAACGATCGACAAAGTCATCAAACGCGGCGATATCCAAGGAAAAATAGGAGAAACACTGCTGCTCAATGTGCTACCGGACGGCAATATCGAACGCATCCTGCTGGTCGGTCTCGGCGAAAAGGGCAAAGTCACGCGCAAACATTATCGCAAAGCCTTGGCCGCCGCGATCAAATCGATCAGGGACAGCAAACTGCAAGCGGTCACCAGCGCATTGCATGATATAGAGGTAACCGAGGCTGACGCGCAGTGGAAAACCCGGCAAACCGTTGAAGTTTTCAACGACGGCCTGTACCAGTACCAGTACACCAAAAATTGCGAAGACAATAAGGTAAAACTGCAATCAGTCGCCATAGTCGCCGACGACGGCGCCCTGGCCGAAACGGGACTGAAGCAGGGTCTGGCGATCGCTCAAGCGATGGATCTGTGCAAACAGCTCGCGGATCTACCCGGCAACATCTGCACTCCCACTTATTTGGCCGAAAAAGCCACCGAACTGGCGGCAGAGTTCGACAACCTGGACTGCGAAATCCTGGAAGAAAACCATATGGAAGCCTTAGGCATGGGCGCATTCTTGGCCGTGTCTCGGGGTAGCCGCCAGCCTGCCAAACTGATCACGCTGAATTATCAAGGCGCCGATGCCGACTCCAAACCGATCGTATTGGTCGGCAAGGGTCTGACCTTCGACGCCGGCGGCATCTCTCTGAAACCCGGCGCCGGCATGGATGAGATGAAATATGATATGTGCGGCGGCGCCACGGTCATCGGCGTCCTGCGGGCGGCTGCGCAAATGGCCCTGCCGCTGAACATCGTCGGCCTCGTTCCCTCTTCGGAAAACCTGCCGGATGGCGACGCCAACAAACCGGGCGATATTCTAACCAGCATGTCCGGAAAAACCATCGAAGTATTGAATACCGATGCCGAAGGCCGCCTGATTCTCTGCGATACGCTGACCTATGCGAAAAAATTCAATCCAGAGGTAGTCATCGACCTGGCCACATTGACAGGCGCCTGCATCGTATCTCTCGGACGCGTGCCCAGCGGCCTGCTGGGCAATGACGACGCCTTGTGCGAGGACCTGAGCAAAGCCAGCGAAAGCGCATGTGACAGCGTTTGGCGTTTGCCGTTATGGGAAGAATATCAGGAACAACTTAAATCCAATTTCGCCGACCTAGCCAATATCGGCGGTCCGGAAGCCGGCACGATTACCGCCGCCTGTTTCCTGTCTCGCTTTACCGAAGACTATCGCTGGGCTCATCTGGACATCGCCGGCACCGCGTGGCGCACCGGTCAGAACAAAGGCGCAACGGGTCGCCCTGTGGCGATGCTGACCCAGTATTTACTCAACCGGGCCAATGCCTGA
- the folK gene encoding 2-amino-4-hydroxy-6-hydroxymethyldihydropteridine diphosphokinase: protein MNETGTITVLAYIGLGSNLNHPVEQIRSARCAIAALPGVEEAAFSSLYRSAPMGPQDQPDYINAAMAVRTGMTAMGLLRQLQTIENQHGRVRLERWGARTLDLDLLLFGEQQIKVPDLIVPHIGLAERAFVLYPLLEIAGPELHIPGQGFLQDLVEQCPADGLERLTS from the coding sequence ATGAATGAGACAGGAACAATCACGGTGTTGGCTTATATAGGTCTGGGCAGCAATCTAAATCATCCGGTTGAGCAAATACGTTCGGCGCGCTGCGCTATCGCTGCGCTGCCGGGTGTTGAGGAAGCGGCGTTTTCCAGTTTGTATCGCAGTGCGCCGATGGGGCCTCAGGATCAGCCGGACTATATCAACGCGGCGATGGCGGTGCGCACCGGTATGACTGCGATGGGGTTGCTCAGGCAATTGCAGACGATCGAAAATCAGCATGGCCGGGTAAGGCTGGAGCGCTGGGGGGCTAGAACGCTGGATCTGGATTTATTGTTATTTGGAGAACAGCAAATAAAGGTGCCTGATTTGATCGTGCCGCATATCGGTCTCGCCGAGCGGGCGTTTGTGTTGTATCCATTGTTGGAAATAGCCGGTCCGGAACTGCATATTCCAGGGCAAGGCTTTCTGCAGGATTTAGTGGAACAGTGTCCGGCGGACGGCTTGGAAAGGTTGACGTCATGA
- the panC gene encoding pantoate--beta-alanine ligase produces the protein MHTVTRIAELRATLKQWRRQGLAVALVPTMGNLHAGHIALVNAARQRADKVVVSIFVNPTQFGAGEDYAAYPRTEQQDSDKLNRAQADLLFLPAVAEIYPEDAQVSVTVGGLADDYCGGSRPGHFNGVATVVCKLFNMVQPDLAFFGEKDFQQLAIIRRMVVDLNFPVQICAVPIVREPDGLAMSSRNGYLTAEERAIAPKLYQSLCRVRDAILAGQTDFHALTEQQMECLRVAGFLPDYLAVSRIEDLRQASEDDRNLVILAAAKLGRTRLIDNLCFSR, from the coding sequence ATGCACACTGTAACCCGCATTGCTGAATTAAGAGCGACGCTTAAGCAATGGCGGCGACAAGGACTGGCGGTCGCCTTGGTGCCGACGATGGGCAACCTCCATGCCGGTCATATAGCATTGGTCAACGCCGCCAGGCAGCGGGCTGATAAGGTGGTCGTCAGTATCTTTGTCAATCCGACCCAGTTTGGCGCTGGGGAAGATTACGCCGCTTATCCGCGCACCGAACAGCAGGATTCCGATAAATTAAACCGGGCGCAGGCGGATTTATTGTTTTTGCCGGCGGTGGCGGAGATCTATCCTGAAGACGCGCAAGTGAGTGTCACGGTCGGCGGCTTGGCCGACGATTATTGCGGCGGCAGTCGGCCTGGGCATTTCAACGGTGTCGCAACCGTGGTGTGTAAGCTTTTCAATATGGTTCAGCCTGATCTGGCCTTTTTCGGCGAAAAAGATTTCCAGCAGCTGGCCATCATTCGGCGTATGGTGGTCGATCTTAATTTTCCGGTGCAAATCTGCGCCGTTCCGATCGTCAGGGAGCCGGATGGCCTGGCGATGAGTTCCCGCAATGGTTATTTGACGGCCGAAGAGCGCGCCATCGCGCCAAAGCTTTATCAGAGTTTATGTCGTGTCCGCGATGCCATTTTGGCGGGGCAGACTGATTTTCATGCGCTGACAGAGCAGCAAATGGAGTGTTTGCGCGTGGCTGGTTTTCTTCCCGACTATCTGGCGGTGAGCAGGATCGAGGATTTGCGGCAGGCTTCCGAGGATGACCGCAATCTGGTGATTTTGGCCGCCGCTAAGCTGGGGCGGACTCGATTGATCGATAATTTATGTTTCTCTAGGTAA
- the panD gene encoding aspartate 1-decarboxylase: MQTTMLKAKLHRASVTHSELDYEGSCAIDGKILDFSGIREYEQIQIYNVNNGERFTTYAIRAEEGSGIFSVNGAAARLACPGDLIIVCSFVLLDEKELASYKPTLVYFDENNQITHSSHAIPVQAA, translated from the coding sequence ATGCAAACTACAATGCTTAAAGCCAAGTTGCACCGAGCTAGTGTGACGCATTCTGAGCTTGATTATGAAGGGTCCTGTGCGATTGATGGAAAGATTCTGGATTTTTCGGGCATCAGGGAATATGAGCAGATCCAAATCTACAATGTCAATAATGGCGAACGCTTCACGACTTATGCGATTCGCGCCGAAGAGGGGTCGGGCATTTTTTCCGTCAATGGCGCGGCAGCCCGACTGGCTTGTCCGGGGGATTTGATTATCGTCTGTTCTTTTGTGCTGCTGGATGAGAAAGAGCTGGCCAGTTATAAGCCTACACTGGTTTATTTCGATGAAAACAATCAGATCACCCATTCCAGTCACGCGATTCCGGTGCAAGCGGCTTAA
- a CDS encoding mechanosensitive ion channel family protein, whose amino-acid sequence MLHRLIVIVLLVFSFSVFAKPNQRQLKIIEQVEKLEASSERLLSLDDEDAITAVLEQQAAQLEVLLKQLRTTSVESLPAAISDKRLNFLQSRMAVNKERGNKYAVLRDKAELEAGKTRQAIRGYLEFLIRASNNYVSIDEIVDASQQALEKSQQLAASLEVSDVIVEGQIYAAFKRNQQEFMRVNTTFQDILTYVINHPRLIASTHWFQEFSLISIISYVNQFDFLRPINHKLIPFKVDVGGIGISLVIMLLVYFSYPFLFKFTSWLIKKYVIDEDAESQTQIYHEIRKPARALLIFFGIDLATIAFFYKTDYRPSIENITFVIYSLIFVWLLFKILDTVVLAQVHKLSQTNTELRKELINLGVQTAKVIILVSMLAIGLNHFGISITAIMSTLGIGGLAFALAAKDTLSNLFGGITILFDNVFRMGDWVKIGDVEGTVAEIGLRSTTIRTFDNALITIPNAQVSVSSVMNWNRRVVGRRIKMHVGVTYESDMDDIRKALVDIREMLRSHSGIANPKQKHASGHRHFKLSSLEDVKGIKATQLVYMDQYNDSSIDILVYCFSKTVNWAEWLAVKEDVLFKIAEILQKNNLQFAYPTEVRIHRNEVEATS is encoded by the coding sequence ATGTTGCATCGATTGATAGTTATCGTATTGCTGGTGTTCAGTTTTTCCGTTTTCGCCAAGCCGAATCAGCGGCAATTGAAGATCATTGAACAGGTGGAAAAGTTGGAAGCGTCGAGTGAGCGCTTGTTGAGCCTGGACGATGAAGACGCGATCACGGCGGTGCTGGAACAGCAGGCTGCCCAATTGGAAGTCCTGTTGAAGCAGCTGCGAACGACATCGGTGGAAAGCTTGCCTGCAGCGATTAGCGATAAGCGCTTGAATTTTTTACAGTCGCGAATGGCGGTCAACAAGGAACGTGGCAACAAGTATGCGGTGTTGAGGGATAAGGCGGAGCTGGAGGCCGGCAAAACACGTCAGGCCATACGCGGTTATCTGGAGTTTTTGATCCGGGCGTCCAATAATTATGTCAGCATCGATGAAATCGTCGACGCCTCACAACAAGCGCTGGAGAAAAGCCAGCAGCTTGCCGCCTCCCTTGAGGTGTCGGATGTGATCGTGGAGGGGCAGATCTATGCCGCTTTCAAACGTAATCAGCAAGAGTTCATGCGGGTCAATACCACATTTCAGGATATCCTGACCTATGTCATTAATCACCCGCGTCTGATTGCTTCAACGCATTGGTTTCAGGAATTCTCGTTGATTTCGATCATTTCCTATGTGAATCAGTTTGATTTTCTCCGTCCGATCAATCATAAATTAATTCCTTTTAAGGTCGATGTCGGTGGCATCGGCATTTCGCTGGTGATCATGCTGCTGGTCTATTTCAGTTATCCATTTCTGTTTAAATTTACCAGTTGGCTGATCAAGAAATATGTCATCGATGAAGACGCCGAAAGCCAGACCCAGATTTATCATGAGATCAGAAAGCCGGCGCGAGCGCTGTTGATATTTTTTGGCATTGATTTGGCGACCATAGCCTTTTTCTATAAAACCGATTATCGGCCCTCCATCGAGAATATCACCTTCGTCATTTACAGTCTGATTTTTGTTTGGCTGTTGTTTAAGATTCTCGATACCGTGGTGTTGGCGCAGGTGCATAAATTAAGTCAGACCAATACCGAATTGCGCAAGGAATTGATTAATCTGGGCGTGCAGACGGCCAAGGTAATCATTTTGGTTTCAATGTTGGCCATAGGCCTCAATCATTTCGGCATCAGTATCACCGCGATCATGTCGACGTTGGGAATTGGCGGTTTGGCGTTTGCGTTGGCGGCCAAAGACACCTTGTCCAACCTGTTCGGCGGCATCACCATCTTATTCGATAATGTCTTTCGCATGGGCGATTGGGTGAAAATCGGCGATGTCGAGGGGACGGTAGCCGAAATAGGTTTGCGCAGTACGACCATCAGAACCTTCGATAATGCCCTGATTACCATTCCCAATGCGCAGGTTTCGGTATCCAGCGTCATGAACTGGAATCGACGCGTCGTCGGTCGACGGATAAAGATGCATGTCGGCGTCACCTATGAAAGCGATATGGACGATATACGCAAGGCCTTGGTCGATATTCGGGAAATGTTGCGTAGCCACTCCGGCATCGCCAACCCGAAACAAAAGCATGCTTCCGGCCACCGTCACTTCAAATTGTCGTCGTTGGAGGATGTCAAAGGCATTAAGGCGACTCAGCTGGTGTATATGGACCAGTATAATGATTCGTCGATCGATATTTTGGTTTATTGTTTTTCCAAAACGGTCAATTGGGCGGAGTGGTTGGCGGTCAAGGAAGACGTGCTCTTTAAGATTGCCGAGATCTTGCAGAAAAATAACCTGCAATTTGCTTATCCGACCGAGGTTAGAATTCATAGGAATGAGGTCGAGGCGACGTCCTGA
- a CDS encoding DNA polymerase III subunit chi, with amino-acid sequence MPEVSFYILPSQSQQERQAFACKLIEKVYRSGHYCYVLSDSEQQSQQLDDQLWTFRPGSFVPHQRHQGQLPAIRRTILIGGDPVPEQWREVVVNLSATPPQQSEHCGRILEILDNSEATKQVGRNRYRYYREAGLDITTHQM; translated from the coding sequence ATGCCTGAGGTCAGTTTTTATATCTTGCCGTCCCAATCGCAACAGGAACGGCAGGCCTTTGCCTGCAAATTGATCGAAAAGGTTTATCGTAGCGGCCATTATTGTTATGTCTTGTCCGATTCGGAGCAACAAAGCCAGCAACTGGACGACCAGTTATGGACCTTTAGGCCTGGCAGTTTTGTCCCGCATCAACGACATCAAGGGCAGCTACCGGCTATTCGGCGCACTATCCTGATCGGCGGCGACCCCGTTCCCGAGCAATGGCGCGAGGTTGTCGTGAATCTGTCTGCGACCCCCCCTCAACAAAGCGAACATTGCGGCCGTATTCTGGAAATCCTGGATAACAGCGAAGCGACTAAACAGGTCGGCAGAAACCGCTATCGCTATTACCGAGAAGCCGGACTGGACATTACCACGCATCAGATGTAA
- the pcnB gene encoding polynucleotide adenylyltransferase PcnB, with protein MSPSERPGAPKPLACKIYPRPEHNISRSQISENALKVLYRLKKAGFEAYLVGGCVRDLLLGREPKDFDVATNASPEQVKNTFRNCRLIGRRFRLAHVYFGREIIEVATFRGSDSEDAERQLVHEDGRLLRDNVFGTIEEDVWRRDFTVNSLYYNIRDFSVVDYTGGMEDHGAAILKLIGDPESRYREDPVRMLRAVRFAVKLGFAIHPDTEKPIFDMAELLRSIPAARLFDESLKLFLSGYGLQTFELLRHYGLFAVLFPDSDRCLATEDHDFPRLFVATALQNSDNRIAEGKTVTPYFLLAAFLWEPLQLEVKTQLQQGENETFAYQNAANQVLKRQIKVTSIPKRITQSMREVWLLQSRFSKRVGARPFRLLSHPRFRAAYDFLLLRAQTGDADSELAEWWTQFQRADETEQKRMTRPAKKSRKKRRPKQSRPKSTNTEAT; from the coding sequence TTGAGTCCGTCAGAGAGGCCGGGAGCTCCCAAGCCGCTGGCTTGTAAAATCTATCCGCGTCCGGAACATAATATTTCCCGCTCTCAAATCAGCGAGAATGCCCTGAAGGTGCTTTATCGGCTGAAAAAAGCCGGTTTCGAGGCTTATTTAGTGGGCGGTTGCGTCAGGGATCTGTTATTGGGCCGCGAACCCAAGGACTTTGATGTGGCGACCAACGCGAGTCCGGAGCAGGTGAAAAACACGTTTCGCAACTGTCGTCTGATCGGCCGCCGCTTTCGTTTAGCGCATGTGTATTTTGGCCGTGAAATCATCGAGGTTGCGACTTTTCGTGGTTCCGATAGCGAAGACGCGGAACGCCAATTAGTGCATGAGGACGGGCGGCTGTTGCGGGACAATGTATTCGGCACGATAGAAGAAGATGTCTGGCGACGCGATTTTACTGTCAATTCGCTCTATTATAATATCCGCGACTTTTCCGTCGTCGATTATACCGGCGGCATGGAAGATCATGGGGCGGCGATATTAAAGTTGATTGGCGATCCGGAAAGCCGCTATCGGGAGGACCCGGTCAGGATGCTGAGGGCGGTGCGCTTCGCCGTCAAATTGGGTTTCGCTATTCATCCCGATACCGAAAAGCCAATTTTTGACATGGCGGAATTATTGCGGAGCATTCCGGCCGCGCGATTGTTCGATGAGTCCTTGAAGCTGTTTTTATCGGGTTATGGCTTACAGACCTTCGAGTTGTTGAGACATTACGGTTTGTTTGCCGTTTTATTTCCTGATTCGGATCGCTGCTTGGCGACCGAAGATCATGACTTTCCGCGCTTGTTTGTAGCGACCGCGTTACAAAACTCGGATAATCGCATTGCCGAAGGCAAAACGGTGACCCCTTACTTTCTTTTGGCGGCCTTTTTATGGGAGCCTTTGCAATTGGAAGTCAAGACGCAGCTGCAGCAAGGCGAAAATGAAACCTTCGCCTATCAAAATGCCGCGAATCAAGTGTTAAAGCGACAAATAAAAGTGACCTCGATACCCAAACGCATCACCCAATCGATGCGTGAGGTCTGGTTATTGCAATCACGTTTTTCTAAACGAGTCGGTGCGCGCCCGTTTCGCTTGTTGTCGCATCCCCGCTTCAGGGCGGCCTATGATTTTCTGTTGTTAAGAGCACAGACCGGCGATGCCGACTCTGAGTTAGCGGAATGGTGGACTCAATTTCAGCGCGCCGATGAGACTGAGCAAAAAAGGATGACGCGTCCGGCCAAAAAAAGCCGAAAAAAACGGCGCCCCAAGCAATCTCGGCCTAAATCGACGAATACCGAAGCGACATGA
- the lptG gene encoding LPS export ABC transporter permease LptG: MNVLTAYIVKEVIKGSLIALLLLLTLFNLFTFSDELKDLGKGSYGLKEILLYLALTSPRVFYELIPSSALLGSLFVVGAMANNREIIAMRAIGLSVFWVIRAIMLAGLILVLISLAVGEFVAPWAERTAQMIRTTAQNEKVVMHSRYGMWLREGNNFINVRQIHEDGLLGDISIYQLNEQLRLDLLKHAETARYLGQHQWRLEKIRWSEVSSRQVFAGRTSSELWKTSIDPDLLNIVVVKADNLSLYDLYMYIGFLKENNQKSQSFELAFWSRLINPLVTFVMLMVSAPFVIGIRRGIGAGGRMMIGIIIGMTFNIFDKIAGHLGLVYGFNPMLMAILPSVLVFCGAAYAVSRVR; this comes from the coding sequence ATGAATGTGTTGACCGCCTATATAGTCAAGGAAGTCATCAAGGGTTCTTTGATCGCCTTGTTGCTGTTGTTAACCTTGTTCAATCTATTTACTTTCAGCGATGAGTTGAAGGACTTGGGGAAGGGCAGTTATGGCTTGAAGGAAATTCTGCTGTATTTGGCGCTGACATCGCCCCGAGTCTTTTACGAGCTGATCCCCTCGTCGGCTTTACTGGGCAGCTTGTTCGTGGTCGGTGCGATGGCTAACAATCGGGAAATCATCGCGATGCGGGCGATCGGTCTGTCGGTGTTTTGGGTGATCCGGGCGATCATGCTGGCGGGGCTGATTCTGGTATTGATTTCGCTGGCGGTGGGCGAGTTTGTGGCGCCGTGGGCTGAGCGGACCGCGCAAATGATCAGAACGACGGCGCAAAATGAAAAAGTGGTGATGCATTCCCGCTATGGCATGTGGCTCAGGGAAGGGAATAATTTTATCAATGTCCGACAGATTCACGAAGATGGCTTGTTGGGTGATATCAGTATTTACCAATTGAATGAGCAGTTACGCTTGGACTTGCTGAAACATGCCGAGACGGCGCGATATTTGGGGCAGCATCAATGGCGTTTGGAAAAAATTCGCTGGTCGGAGGTGTCGAGCCGGCAAGTTTTTGCGGGCCGGACGTCGAGTGAGCTTTGGAAAACCTCGATCGATCCTGACTTGTTGAATATCGTTGTGGTCAAAGCGGATAATTTGTCGCTCTATGATTTGTATATGTATATCGGCTTCTTAAAGGAAAACAACCAAAAATCCCAATCTTTTGAGTTGGCGTTTTGGAGTCGGCTGATCAATCCGCTGGTGACTTTTGTGATGCTGATGGTGTCGGCGCCCTTTGTCATTGGCATCAGGCGCGGTATAGGCGCCGGGGGGCGGATGATGATCGGCATTATCATCGGGATGACCTTCAATATTTTCGATAAGATTGCCGGTCATCTGGGCTTGGTTTACGGCTTCAATCCGATGCTGATGGCCATTTTGCCCAGTGTGCTGGTGTTTTGTGGGGCGGCGTATGCGGTCAGTCGGGTGAGGTAG
- the panB gene encoding 3-methyl-2-oxobutanoate hydroxymethyltransferase → MSVYSAPAVVKPLSVTDLAAMKRGGEKISCLTAYDASFSALLDRVGIDVILVGDSLGMVIQGQQSTVPVIMDDMVYHSRCVTRVRTRAFVVTDLPFGSYATPEMALLNAARLLQAGGAQMVKLEGARLDVIRFLVDQGVPVCAHLGLLPQSINQLGAYRVQGKEPLVAEQILEHADKVEQAGASMLVLECVPASLAANISAKLSIPVIGIGAGVDCDGQVLVLYDILNLEAGKKPRFYKNFMAEANGVEEAVRLYHQAVKSCQYPAPEHCY, encoded by the coding sequence ATGAGTGTCTATAGTGCGCCGGCTGTTGTTAAACCGTTGTCGGTGACCGATCTGGCGGCGATGAAGCGCGGTGGCGAGAAAATCAGTTGTCTGACCGCTTATGACGCTAGCTTCAGCGCTTTGTTGGATAGGGTCGGCATCGATGTGATCTTGGTCGGTGATTCGCTGGGTATGGTGATTCAGGGACAGCAAAGCACCGTACCGGTCATCATGGATGACATGGTCTATCACAGCCGCTGCGTTACTCGGGTCAGGACGCGCGCTTTTGTCGTCACCGATTTGCCGTTCGGTAGTTATGCGACGCCTGAAATGGCGCTGTTAAACGCGGCGCGCTTGCTGCAGGCCGGGGGCGCGCAAATGGTGAAATTAGAAGGCGCGCGCCTCGATGTCATTCGTTTTCTAGTCGATCAAGGTGTGCCGGTTTGCGCCCATTTGGGTTTGCTGCCGCAGTCGATTAATCAGCTCGGCGCTTATCGCGTTCAAGGTAAGGAGCCGTTGGTGGCCGAACAAATTTTAGAGCATGCCGACAAGGTCGAACAGGCGGGCGCGAGTATGCTGGTGCTTGAATGCGTGCCGGCCAGCCTGGCCGCCAACATCAGCGCCAAGCTGAGTATTCCCGTGATCGGAATCGGCGCCGGCGTCGACTGCGATGGCCAGGTGTTGGTGCTTTACGATATTTTGAATCTGGAGGCCGGCAAAAAGCCGCGCTTTTATAAGAATTTCATGGCCGAAGCCAACGGTGTCGAAGAGGCGGTCAGACTTTATCATCAGGCGGTGAAGAGTTGTCAATACCCCGCCCCGGAACATTGTTATTGA